From the genome of Cryptosporangium minutisporangium, one region includes:
- a CDS encoding PAS domain S-box protein, which yields MTQPASLIDADASSAIKTATLALLVQERLVLTVNAKTGVVLAVNARVVELADRPIEALIGQRLDALWSISSVAVEKLLSTGRRGEFVEEVIQIADGHGKPRWLRLNCGPILGADDGPAAAKTRGKDPEQVLVTAYDITKDREQVGELRGRSAAIDRAQAVIEFDLNGEVLTANDNFLQLTGYSLEDVVGQHHRMFVPVSHAQSDEYAKFWERLRAGEIENGEYKRIGRGGREVWIRATYNPIFDLEGRPYKIVKYALDVTDTKLVNAEYEGKVNAISRAQAVIEFDLDGNVLTANENFLDTMGYTLEEIVGQHHRMFVDDAQARGSAYRIFWQKLAHGEFESGEFKRYGKDGKEVWLQASYNPIFDLEGRPVKVVKYAVDVTAQKMRNAEFEGKVNAIDRAQAVIEFGLDGRILTVNNAFLEVTGYTADEVVGQHHRMFVDPLYAASDGYRSFWQRLSHGEFESGEYKRYGKGGREIWLQASYNPIFDLDGRPMKVVKYATDVTAQKTRNAEFEGKVNAIDRAQAVIEFDLEGTVLTANDNFLRLTGYTRDEVIGRHHRMFVEPREANSDAYANFWERLGRGEYESGEYLRVGKGGAEVWIQATYNPILDLDGKPVKVVKFALDVTGSKLRNAEFEGKVKAIDRAQAVIEFDLEGTVLSANDNFLRTIGYSSREIIGQHHSMFCAPEYITSVEYRDFWLRLRKGEFVSGRFHRVGKYNRDVWIQATYNPIFDLAGQPVKVVKYAADITEQVQLEQLLTNKTRELSETVTALTTSIDEIVVSASTASGMAGSTQENAETGFEELRKSIEAIDLIERSSEEIASIVNVIGEIASQTNLLAFNASIEAARAGEHGVGFSVVAGEVRKLAERSSDAAREISKLIAESANRVSQGSSVSRKAQEAFAEILKSVRQTTDSIQHIAATTQEQQAASHRVSEIISSLTAAGEREKAESR from the coding sequence GTGACCCAGCCCGCGAGTCTCATCGACGCCGACGCCAGTTCCGCGATCAAGACAGCGACGCTCGCGCTGCTCGTCCAGGAACGGCTCGTGCTCACGGTGAACGCGAAGACCGGTGTCGTGTTGGCCGTCAACGCGCGAGTGGTCGAACTGGCCGATCGTCCGATCGAAGCGTTGATCGGGCAGCGCCTGGACGCGCTCTGGTCGATCTCCTCGGTCGCGGTCGAGAAGCTGCTCAGCACCGGCCGTCGCGGCGAGTTCGTCGAAGAGGTCATCCAGATCGCCGACGGGCACGGGAAGCCGCGCTGGCTCCGCCTCAACTGCGGCCCGATCCTCGGCGCCGACGACGGCCCGGCGGCAGCGAAGACCAGGGGTAAGGACCCCGAGCAGGTGCTGGTCACCGCGTACGACATCACCAAGGACCGGGAGCAGGTCGGGGAGCTGCGCGGACGCTCCGCCGCGATCGATCGGGCCCAGGCCGTCATCGAGTTCGACCTCAACGGTGAGGTCCTCACCGCGAACGACAACTTCCTCCAGCTCACCGGCTACTCGCTGGAGGACGTCGTCGGCCAGCACCACCGCATGTTCGTTCCGGTGTCCCACGCACAAAGCGACGAGTACGCGAAGTTCTGGGAGCGGCTGCGCGCCGGTGAGATCGAGAACGGCGAGTACAAGCGGATCGGCCGCGGCGGACGAGAGGTGTGGATCCGGGCGACCTACAACCCGATCTTCGACCTCGAGGGCCGCCCCTACAAGATCGTCAAGTACGCGCTCGACGTCACCGACACCAAGTTGGTCAACGCGGAGTACGAGGGCAAAGTCAACGCGATCAGCCGCGCCCAGGCGGTGATCGAGTTCGACCTGGACGGCAACGTCCTGACCGCCAACGAGAACTTCCTCGACACGATGGGGTACACGCTCGAGGAGATCGTCGGTCAGCACCACCGGATGTTCGTCGACGACGCGCAGGCTCGGGGGAGTGCCTACCGCATCTTCTGGCAGAAGCTGGCCCACGGCGAGTTCGAGTCCGGCGAGTTCAAGCGGTACGGCAAGGACGGCAAGGAGGTCTGGCTGCAGGCCTCCTACAACCCGATCTTCGACCTCGAAGGCCGGCCGGTGAAGGTCGTCAAGTACGCCGTCGACGTCACCGCGCAGAAGATGCGCAACGCCGAATTCGAGGGCAAGGTCAACGCGATCGACCGGGCGCAGGCCGTGATCGAGTTCGGCCTCGACGGCCGCATCCTGACCGTGAACAACGCGTTCCTGGAGGTCACCGGCTACACCGCAGACGAGGTCGTCGGTCAGCACCATCGGATGTTCGTCGACCCCCTCTATGCGGCCAGCGACGGCTACCGGTCGTTCTGGCAGCGGCTCAGCCACGGCGAGTTCGAGTCCGGCGAGTACAAGCGATACGGGAAGGGCGGTAGGGAGATCTGGCTGCAGGCTTCCTACAACCCGATCTTCGACCTGGACGGGCGGCCGATGAAGGTCGTCAAGTACGCCACCGACGTCACCGCGCAGAAGACGCGGAACGCGGAGTTCGAGGGCAAGGTCAACGCGATCGACCGGGCGCAGGCGGTGATCGAGTTCGATCTCGAAGGCACGGTGCTGACCGCGAACGACAACTTCCTCCGCCTCACCGGATACACCCGCGACGAGGTGATCGGCAGGCACCACCGGATGTTCGTCGAGCCGCGCGAGGCCAACAGCGACGCGTACGCGAATTTCTGGGAGCGGCTCGGCCGGGGCGAGTACGAGTCCGGCGAGTACCTACGGGTCGGCAAGGGCGGCGCGGAGGTCTGGATCCAGGCCACCTACAACCCGATCCTCGATCTCGACGGGAAGCCGGTGAAGGTCGTCAAGTTCGCGCTCGACGTCACCGGGTCCAAGCTGCGCAACGCCGAGTTCGAGGGCAAGGTCAAGGCGATCGACCGGGCGCAGGCGGTGATCGAGTTCGATCTCGAAGGCACGGTGCTGAGCGCGAACGACAACTTCTTGCGGACGATCGGCTACTCGTCGCGCGAGATCATCGGGCAGCACCACAGCATGTTCTGCGCTCCGGAGTACATCACGTCCGTGGAGTACCGCGACTTCTGGCTGCGGCTGCGGAAGGGTGAGTTCGTGTCCGGGCGGTTCCACCGGGTGGGCAAGTACAACCGGGACGTCTGGATCCAGGCCACGTACAACCCGATCTTCGACCTGGCCGGCCAGCCGGTGAAGGTCGTGAAATACGCCGCGGACATCACCGAGCAGGTGCAGCTCGAACAGCTGCTGACGAACAAGACCCGCGAGCTGAGCGAGACCGTGACCGCGCTGACGACCTCGATCGACGAGATCGTGGTCAGTGCCAGCACCGCCAGCGGGATGGCGGGTTCGACGCAGGAGAACGCCGAGACGGGGTTCGAGGAGCTGCGCAAGTCCATCGAGGCGATCGACCTGATCGAGAGGTCGTCGGAGGAGATCGCTTCGATCGTCAACGTGATCGGGGAGATCGCGAGCCAGACGAACCTGCTCGCGTTCAACGCGTCGATCGAGGCGGCCCGCGCCGGCGAGCACGGCGTGGGCTTCTCGGTCGTGGCGGGTGAGGTGCGGAAGCTCGCCGAACGGTCGTCGGACGCCGCTCGTGAGATCAGCAAGCTCATCGCCGAGTCGGCCAACCGGGTGAGCCAGGGTTCGTCGGTGTCGCGGAAGGCGCAGGAGGCGTTCGCCGAGATCCTCAAGAGCGTCCGGCAGACCACCGATTCGATCCAGCACATCGCCGCGACGACGCAGGAGCAGCAGGCCGCGTCGCACCGGGTCAGCGAGATCATCAGCTCGCTGACCGCGGCGGGTGAGCGGGAGAAGGCGGAGTCGCGGTGA
- a CDS encoding cation diffusion facilitator family transporter — protein sequence MRDAGKHDHGADGHRAHSHGHGHSHPISPDADRRWLIAALTLILAFMAGEVVVGLVADSLALLSDAAHMLTDAAAIVLALIAMRLAARPAKGNFTYGFRRVEILSAQLNGATLWALAAVFVVEAIDRFRYPPDVEGGLVLVTAVIGIGVNALATWFLSRADRRSLNVEGAFQHLLNDLFAFIATAIAGAVVLLTGWARADAVATLLVALSMAYAGWGLLRDSWRVFLEAAPRGLDVAAIDNDLHAVEGVVDVHDLHVWEVTSGFPNLSAHLLLAPDQNCHTRREEIAALLADRYGIHHTTLQVDHVREPLIDPAELRSGGQRTDSATPH from the coding sequence ATGCGCGACGCGGGCAAGCACGATCACGGTGCCGACGGCCACCGTGCCCACTCGCACGGCCACGGCCACTCCCACCCGATCAGCCCGGACGCCGACCGCCGCTGGCTGATCGCCGCCCTCACGCTGATCCTGGCGTTCATGGCCGGCGAGGTCGTCGTCGGCCTGGTCGCCGACTCGCTGGCCCTGCTCTCGGACGCCGCCCACATGCTCACCGACGCCGCGGCGATCGTCCTGGCGCTGATCGCGATGCGGCTGGCCGCGCGTCCGGCCAAGGGCAACTTCACCTACGGCTTCCGCCGAGTGGAGATCCTCTCCGCCCAGCTCAACGGGGCGACGCTCTGGGCGCTGGCGGCGGTGTTCGTCGTCGAGGCCATCGACCGGTTCCGCTACCCGCCGGACGTCGAGGGCGGTCTGGTCCTGGTGACCGCCGTGATCGGCATCGGCGTCAACGCGCTCGCGACCTGGTTCCTGTCCCGCGCCGACCGGCGTTCGCTCAACGTCGAGGGGGCGTTCCAGCACCTGCTGAACGACCTGTTCGCGTTCATCGCGACGGCGATTGCCGGCGCGGTCGTGCTGCTCACCGGCTGGGCCCGCGCCGACGCCGTGGCCACGCTGCTGGTCGCGCTGTCGATGGCCTACGCCGGGTGGGGTTTGCTGCGCGACTCCTGGAGGGTGTTCCTCGAGGCCGCGCCGCGTGGGCTGGACGTCGCGGCCATCGACAACGATCTGCACGCCGTGGAGGGTGTCGTCGACGTTCACGACCTGCACGTCTGGGAGGTGACGTCCGGGTTCCCGAACCTCTCGGCGCACCTCCTGCTCGCGCCGGACCAGAACTGCCACACCCGGCGGGAGGAGATCGCCGCGCTGCTGGCCGACCGGTACGGCATCCACCACACCACGCTCCAGGTCGACCACGTCCGCGAGCCGTTGATCGACCCGGCGGAGCTGCGGTCGGGCGGCCAACGCACCGACTCCGCGACACCGCACTGA